The segment CCACCAGCTCCCGAAGCGGCACCTAAAATTAATCCACCAATTACTAACCATTGAGAGAATTTAGAAGTAACACTTACAATTGGCACTAATTGAGAACGCAATGTTAAATAACTATACGCTTTTGCATGTTGTACTGCATGACCACATTCATGAGCAGCAACTGCGGCAGAAGCAGCATTTCTTTGGTTGTAAACAGATTCGCTTAAATTTACTGTTTTGTCTTTTGGGTTGTAATGATCCGTTAATCTACCTGGAGTAGAAATTACTTTTACATCAAATATACCGTTATCAGAAAGCATTTTTTCTGCAATTTCTGCGCCACTCATTCCGTTTCTTAATTGAACTTGAGAATATTTTTTAAACTTACTTTTCAATTTATTACTAACTAACCAGCTTGCTAAAGAAATAACGCCGATTAAAATATAGAATCCTATCATAATTTATATTGTTTTAAATTTTTATATCATTTTTGTTTGATAAATTTACAACATAAATTATTCCAAGATTATTTTTACATAAAAAAATAATAGAAAAATGACAAAATGACAAATAAACCTAACATATTACTTATTTATACAGGAGGGACTATTGGTATGGTTAAAGATTATAAGACAAATGCATTAATAGCATTTGATTTTAGTCAGATCGTAGAGAAAATTCCAGAACTACAGCAGTTAAACTGTCAAATAGAAAGTATCTCTTTTGACGAAGCTATAGATTCTTCTAATATGAATACAGCATATTATCTAGAAATTGTAGAAATAATTGAAGAAAACTATACTCGTTTTGATGGTTTTGTGATTTTAACAGGTTCAGACACCATGTCTTATACATCTTCTGCTATTAGTTTCATGTTAGAAAACTTGCAAAAACCTATCATTTTTACGGGATCTCAATTACCAATTGGAGACTTAAGAACAGATGCAAAAGAAAATTTAATTACTTCTATAGAAATTGCAAGCGCAACAAGAAACGGCAAGCCAATTATTTCTGAAGTATGCTTATATTTTGAGTATAAATTATATAGAGCCAATAGAACTACCAAAATAAGTTCAGAACAGTTTGAAGCATTTACTTCTATGAATTTTCCTCCACTTGCGGAAAGTGGAGTTCATTTAAATTTTAATGAGCATTTAGTTCATCAAATAGAAGGTGGAGAAAAAAAAATAATTGTTAGAAAGAACCTAGTTAATGAAATAGTTATTTTAAAACTATTTCCAGGAATTTCAAAGGTAGTTGTTGAAAGTATTTTAAATATTTCAAATTTAAGAGGAGTTGTTTTAGAAACGTATGGATCTGGTAATGCACCAAATTCAAAAAACTTTATCGAATTGTTAAGAAATGCAATTAATAAAGGAATTAAAATTGTGAACGTTACGCAATGCAAAAGTGGTAGTGTTATGATGGGGCATTATGATACAAGTCTGTTGCTAAAAGAGATAGGGGTTGTTAATGGAAAGGATATTACTACAGAATCTGCTGTTGCTAAGTTAATGTACTTATTAAATGAAAATTTATCAATTGTTGAGTTTAAACATTTTTTTGAAAAATCATTAAGAGGTGAATTAACTGATAAATATCATTTTTAAATTTATAATTGAATAAAATCAACTTTTAAGAATTAAATAGATTGAGTTTTTTTTTTAATGTTCAATATTTTTTTGTTACTTGGCACTCTCAAAAGTATAAAAGGAGGCAATTATATATAATTTAACTTTCATATTATTTTTTTTGAGTTTAAAATTTATATATTTAACCCGTTAACTATTAAAATTAATTATAACAGAGATGAAAAAAGTAGTAAATGTCCTATCTGTAACAGGATTTATGTTTTTTGGAGCTATTCAATCAACTTTCGCACAAGAAGCAGCTGAAGAATCAAGAACTTTCCACCAAGAATTAAAACTTCGTTTTATTGAAGGTGACCCAGGATTCATGGGAATTGTATTAGTAGCCTTAATATTAGGTTTAGCTATCGCAATTGAAAGAATTATTTATTTAAACATGGCAACAACGAATACTAAGAAATTAGTAGCAAGTGTAGATGATGCTTTAAGTTCTGGTGGTATAGAAGCTGCAAAAGAAGTTTGTAGAAATTCTAAAGGACCAGTAGCATCTATCTTTTACCAAGGTTTAGATAGAGTAGACGAAGGAGTAGATGCAGCTGAAAAAGCAGTAGTCTCTTATGGAGGAGTTCAAATGGGACTTTTAGAGAAAAATGTATCATGGTTATCTTTATTTATCGCATTAGCACCAATGCTTGGTTTCATGGGAACTGTAATTGGTATGATTGATGCTTTCGATAGAATTGCAGTAGCAAATGATATTTCTCCAGCTGTAGTTGCAGGTGGTATTAAAATTGCATTATTAACAACAGTATTTGGTTTAATAGTTGCAATTATCTTACAAATCTTTTATAATTATATCGTTTCTAAAATTGATAGTATTGTCAACAATATGGAAGACTCATCTATTCAATTAATCGATTTATTAGTAAAATATAAAAAATAATAATAATTATGAAAGGTAATAATTTATCTAAAATATTAAATATTTTTATTGCAGTGATTGCTGTAATTGGAGGTTTTCTATTTATTAGAATCTTTATGGTTGACGATGCAGATGCATTTAAAACTGATGTAGACCTTCAGAATGGTGTAATTAGCCCAATAATTTATTTTTCTACTTTCTTATTCATTGCAGCAGTAGTTATTACTTTAGCACTTTCTCTTTTGAGTATGATAAGAAATCCTGAAAATTTAAAAAAGGCTTTATTAGGAGTTGCTGTAATGGCAGTTGTATTAGTCGTTGCTTATTTTATGGCAGATGATAATGCAGTTCTAGATACAGCAGGGAAAATACTTCCAGGAGGAGAAGCAGGTACAGCAACTAATAAATGGGTAGGTACAGGTATATATTATAGTATTGCATTAGGTTTAGTAGCAAGTCTATTTTTTGTATACGATTTATTAAAAGGATTAATAAAATCATAAACTTATGGCAAGAAGAGAGAATCCAGAAATTAATGCAGGTTCTATGGCAGATATTGCCTTCTTGTTATTGATCTTTTTCTTAGTAACTACTACAATGAATGTGGATTCAGGAGTTTCAAAAAAACTATCTGAAAAACCACCTGCAGATTATGTACCGCCAGTTATTAAAGAAAAAAACATCTTTGAAGTTAATATTAACAGAAATAATGAGCTTTTAGTTGAAGGCGAAAGATTGGATGTTAAAAATTTAAAAGATGCTGCTATTGCTTTTATAGATAATGGTGGAGGTGATGGTAAAGTTGAAAACGGAGTAGCTACAGGACCTTGTACGTATTGTAAAGGGGAAAGAAGTGAATCTTCTTCAGACCATCCAAACAAAGCTATTATTTCTGTACAAAGTGATAGATTAACAGAATATGGTACTTATATTATAGTACAAAATGAATTGTTAAGAGCTTATGGAGACTTAAGAAATAGACTATGTTTAGAAAAATATAGAGTTCCTTTTTCTGAGCTAGAAGAAGCTTATAAAGATGACAAGAACAATGAAGCTTTAAAGAAAAAAGTTGAAGATATCAAAACTAGTTATCCTCAAATTATTTCTGATGCAGAGCCAACAAATTAATTTTTAAAAATAGAACATATGTCTAAATTTAGAAAAAAGAAGAAAGGAATGCCTGCAGTTAATACTGCTGCTTTACCAGACATCGTTTTTATGTTGTTATTTTTCTTTATGGTTACTACAACCATGAGAGAAACTGATTTAAAAATTGATAACCCAAGATTACCATCTGCTTCAGAAGTAAAAAAATTGGAGCAC is part of the Polaribacter sp. SA4-10 genome and harbors:
- a CDS encoding biopolymer transporter ExbD, which produces MARRENPEINAGSMADIAFLLLIFFLVTTTMNVDSGVSKKLSEKPPADYVPPVIKEKNIFEVNINRNNELLVEGERLDVKNLKDAAIAFIDNGGGDGKVENGVATGPCTYCKGERSESSSDHPNKAIISVQSDRLTEYGTYIIVQNELLRAYGDLRNRLCLEKYRVPFSELEEAYKDDKNNEALKKKVEDIKTSYPQIISDAEPTN
- a CDS encoding MotA/TolQ/ExbB proton channel family protein, which codes for MKKVVNVLSVTGFMFFGAIQSTFAQEAAEESRTFHQELKLRFIEGDPGFMGIVLVALILGLAIAIERIIYLNMATTNTKKLVASVDDALSSGGIEAAKEVCRNSKGPVASIFYQGLDRVDEGVDAAEKAVVSYGGVQMGLLEKNVSWLSLFIALAPMLGFMGTVIGMIDAFDRIAVANDISPAVVAGGIKIALLTTVFGLIVAIILQIFYNYIVSKIDSIVNNMEDSSIQLIDLLVKYKK
- a CDS encoding zinc metallopeptidase gives rise to the protein MIGFYILIGVISLASWLVSNKLKSKFKKYSQVQLRNGMSGAEIAEKMLSDNGIFDVKVISTPGRLTDHYNPKDKTVNLSESVYNQRNAASAAVAAHECGHAVQHAKAYSYLTLRSQLVPIVSVTSKFSQWLVIGGLILGAASGAGGIGYYIAIAGLVFMGFATLFSIVTLPVEYDASNRALAWLKNKNMVSQQELAGSTDALKWAARTYLVAALGSLAMLLYWGLQVLGGRD
- a CDS encoding asparaginase produces the protein MTNKPNILLIYTGGTIGMVKDYKTNALIAFDFSQIVEKIPELQQLNCQIESISFDEAIDSSNMNTAYYLEIVEIIEENYTRFDGFVILTGSDTMSYTSSAISFMLENLQKPIIFTGSQLPIGDLRTDAKENLITSIEIASATRNGKPIISEVCLYFEYKLYRANRTTKISSEQFEAFTSMNFPPLAESGVHLNFNEHLVHQIEGGEKKIIVRKNLVNEIVILKLFPGISKVVVESILNISNLRGVVLETYGSGNAPNSKNFIELLRNAINKGIKIVNVTQCKSGSVMMGHYDTSLLLKEIGVVNGKDITTESAVAKLMYLLNENLSIVEFKHFFEKSLRGELTDKYHF